The Amblyomma americanum isolate KBUSLIRL-KWMA chromosome 5, ASM5285725v1, whole genome shotgun sequence genome window below encodes:
- the LOC144133974 gene encoding uncharacterized protein LOC144133974 — MASRSLKKIALQADLVRNLTFSPDTDEVTLQRFLRAKRSHRIRQLRFTDCLVLPSKILLGFAETCEYLQELYCVNCVVEPCELFGLVAMKLKRLRQLEWSIHEAHFYASPIGEYIAEIATCQRSLELKINAMYVDLVATPAHAYLLELILERCPKLQHLHVHAVRKETEDEHSNAVCKELMRHRPAGLTTFTYTSEWVPAPGPPAPPVTPGRWKPRPIFRAEGIIWGNICYNLKLQSCSFVSFDDVLQQKVSLRGVQQAIVVVEADSQAPSRLHGAISRPEYWKDVRSLSLVLQPPNGLLFPRGAVALQCYRYPMHLFFKICVSNITELNLTSFHFNCDVDGSFIVGSALPQLRALALAPCGVTNIEALKFLARGCEDLEELDIRSERDSNGECPCESCETPLSFFAADFLRLHRRTKLRRLVLDETLKLSSLTLLQECRVVELRLSLDSFPAEMSEAPVFCGTLRHLLRCNTRLRSLTLEARTVPLDHRFLASALADLTTLRKLCVLSGATATVDVAVSFVKKMEAMLPLLEMLHLHYMTARPAMRAVTWIRQRDCVWGWLGNGELEPSAGVFLHHRPCIGCSRSTFIGLAKPHNRH; from the coding sequence ATGGCTTCCCGGAGCCTGAAGAAGATTGCCCTCCAAGCAGACCTTGTCCGCAATCTGACTTTCTCTCCCGACACTGACGAAGTCACCCTGCAAAGATTTCTTCGAGCAAAGCGCTCCCACCGCATTCGTCAGCTGCGCTTTACCGACTGCCTGGTCCTACCGTCCAAAATCTTGCTCGGCTTCGCAGAGACTTGTGAGTACCTGCAGGAACTTTACTGTGTCAACTGCGTCGTTGAGCCATGCGAACTGTTTGGGCTCGTGGCAATGAAGCTCAAAAGATTGCGGCAGCTAGAGTGGTCTATACACGAGGCCCATTTCTATGCCTCGCCGATTGGGGAATATATTGCAGAGATCGCTACCTGCCAACGGTCTCTGGAGCTGAAGATAAATGCCATGTATGTCGACCTTGTCGCTACGCCAGCGCACGCCTACCTCTTAGAGCTCATCCTGGAACGCTGTCCCAAGCTTCAACACCTGCACGTGCACGCAGTCCGCAAAGAAACCGAAGACGAGCACAGCAACGCAGTATGCAAGGAGCTCATGCGACACCGGCCAGCTGGCCTGACCACCTTCACCTACACCTCCGAGTGGGTTCCGGCGCCCGGACCGCCAGCACCGCCGGTGACCCCCGGCCGGTGGAAGCCACGTCCCATCTTCCGAGCGGAGGGTATAATATGGGGCAACATCTGCTACAACCTAAAGTTGCAGTCTTGCAGTTTTGTCTCCTTCGACGACGTACTGCAGCAGAAGGTCTCGCTCCGCGGTGTTCAGCAAGCCATTGTAGTCGTCGAAGCTGACTCGCAGGCGCCGTCTCGTCTCCACGGAGCCATATCGAGGCCCGAGTACTGGAAAGACGTCCGATCTCTCTCGCTAGTCTTGCAGCCCCCAAATGGTCTGCTGTTCCCCCGAGGTGCGGTCGCCCTTCAGTGCTACAGGTACCCCATGCATCTGTTCTTTAAGATCTGCGTCTCTAACATCACCGAACTCAACCTGACGTCGTTTCATTTCAACTGCGACGTCGACGGTTCCTTCATCGTGGGCTCGGCGCTGCCTCAGCTGAGAGCGCTGGCACTCGCCCCGTGCGGCGTGACCAACATCGAGGCGCTCAAGTTCCTGGCTCGAGGATGCGAGGACCTGGAGGAGCTAGACATCCGGTCGGAGCGCGACTCTAACGGCGAGTGTCCGTGTGAATCCTGCGAGACGCCGCTTTCTTTCTTTGCCGCCGACTTTTTGAGGCTACACAGAAGAACCAAGCTCCGACGGCTCGTCTTAGACGAAACATTGAAGCTATCGTCGCTCACTCTTTTGCAAGAGTGTCGAGTCGTCGAACTTCGACTGAGCCTAGACAGCTTCCCCGCGGAGATGTCAGAAGCACCCGTTTTCTGCGGCACTCTGCGCCACCTCCTGCGCTGCAACACAAGGCTCCGCTCGCTCACGCTGGAGGCCCGCACTGTGCCACTCGATCACAGATTCCTCGCTTCTGCACTCGCGGATCTCACCACGCTGCGTAAGCTCTGCGTTCTCTCGGGCGCGACGGCCACAGTGGACGTGGCTGTGTCCTTCGTGAAGAAGATGGAGGCCATGCTTCCGCTGCTGGAGATGCTTCACCTTCACTACATGACTGCCCGGCCGGCGATGCGGGCGGTCACCTGGATCCGGCAACGGGACTGCGTCTGGGGCTGGCTCGGAAACGGGGAACTGGAGCCGTCCGCAGGCGTCTTCCTGCACCATCGCCCCTGCATTGGCTGCTCACGGAGTACGTTCATCGGCCTGGCGAAGCCTCACAACCGCCACTGA